CGCGCATTTCTTCGATGTGATTTCCGGTCTGACCACACTGCGCCAGTCCAATGCGGCCCGCAGGCAGGCGCAGATCATTGCGGTGATTTCTGAAAACTACCGTCAGACAACGATGAAGGTGCTGCGTGTGGCGTTTCTGTCCTCGCTGGTGCTGGAATTTTTCGCCACTATCAGTACCGCCATGGTGGCGGTCTATGTCGGCTTCCGTCTGTACTACGGCGAACTGGCGTTTCTGCCGGGGTTGTTTGCGCTGTTGCTCGCACCTGAATTCTTCCGCCCTTTGCGTGACCTCGGGGCGCATTATCACGCCCGCATGGATGCCCTTGGTGCCACCGAAGGATTGTTAGCCATCCTGAATACCGAACCGCCAGCGCCCGGACCTCACCCGGTGGTGCCGGTGGGTGCTGCGCAGGAGATTCGCGTTGAAGGTGTTGGCTATCAACATCAGGAAGGCGGTGGTGTGGCGGACATCTCCTTTACACTGCGCCGGGGAGAAACGCTGGCTATCGTGGGATCGAGTGGGGCAGGCAAAACCACCCTTGCCAGGCTGCTGTTGCGCTTTATCACGCCTGCCAGCGGGCGCATTTTGATTGATGGACGCGATCTTTCCGAGCTGGATTTGCCCACGTGGCAAAAACAAATCGGCTGGTTGCCGCAGCGACCGACCCTGTTTGCGGGATCGATAGCGGACAACATCTGCCTGGCCCATCCTGAAGCCGGGAACAGCGAGCTGTACGCGGCTGCACAACTGGCTCAGGCCGCGACTTTTATTGAGTCGTTGCCGACCAGCTACGCCACCCAGGTTGGCGATGGCGGTCAGGGGCTTTCTGGCGGCCAAATCCAGCGCGTGGCGATGGCGCGTGCGGTGCTGACTGCACCACCAGTGCTGATCCTTGATGAGCCAACAGCGGCACTGGACAGCCACACGGCGCGGCAGATGATGACCGCGTTGGCCGAGGCGTTGCCGAATTCGGCACGGTTAGTGATCACTCACGATACCGAGGTGGCGGCGATGGCCGACCACGTATTGGTACTGGCGCAGGGCAGGGTGATCGAATCCGGTAAGCCACAAGATCTGTTGCTGAACGGCGGGGTGTTTGCTGAGCTTGAACGGTTACAGAAGGGAGCAACAGCATGAACGACTTACGTCATCTCTTAGCGCTGGCGCGTCCCTGGCGGTTACGCATGGCGCTTGGCATCGCGCTGTCAGTGGTGGTTATCCTGTCAAATGTGACGCTGCTGGCACTGTCAGGCTGGTTCATCGCGTCGATGGCGCTGGCCGGTGTCGGGGCGCTGACGCTGGAGTTCTTTACCCCTGCCGCAGCCATTCGTGGTCTGGCGGTGTTGCGCACCTTTGCGCGCTACCTTGAGCGTCTGGTGACCCACGATGCAACCTTACGGTTGTTGTCCGTGCTGCGGGTCTGGTTTTACCAGCGTCTTGAACCGCTGGCTCCTGCGCGTTTACAGGGGTTTCGCGACGGCGATGTGCTGGCGCGCCTGAGAACGGATATCGATAGCCTCGACAATTTTTACCTGAGAATTCTGGCACCCGCGATTGCCGGGATGATTTCATCGATCGCGATTCTGTGTGTGTTGTTCTGGTTCTCTCCAGGCGTTGCCGTCATTGATGGTGTGATGTTGTTGCTGGCGGGGGTGATTGTGCCGCTGGTGGTGGCGTCGCGCACCCGGGCCAGTGGTCATGCGGTGACGGGATTGCGCGCATCCATTCAGGCGGCATCGACTGACCTGATTCGTGGTCTTGGCGAGTTACAGGTAGCGGGAGCCGTTGCCCGGCAGTCCCGACATCTGTCGCTGCTTTCGCAAAAGCTGATTGCCGCGCAGCGCCAGCAGGCGTGGATCGGGGCATCAGGCAGCGCATTGTCAGCGCTGGCTGGCCAGCTGGGGATGTTTTGTGCCTTTATTCTGTTGGTCAGTGCGGGCCATGCGGGCGCTATTGCCGGCAATGACATCGTCATGTTGTTATTCGCGGTACTCGCCAGCACTGAAGCGGTGGCCGCATTACCAACGGCATTTGCCGCGTTGGGCGTGACACGCGAAGCGGCGCGCCGGATTTTCTCCATGGCAGAGCTGACCCCGGCCGTGGTGTTGCCCAGTCGCAGTGCAACGCCTGCCAGCTTCGATCTGACCTTTGCCGCGGTAACCATGCGCTATGCGCCTGAGCAGCCGGTTGTGCTGGACTCGCTTAGCTTCCGGGTCGCGCAGGGGCAGTGCCTCGCGCTGCTTGGGCCCAGCGGGGCAGGCAAGACCACGATTTTGAACCTGATACAGGGTTTTTGGGATTGTGATCAAGGCGATGTGTTGATCGGTGACACCCCGGTAAGGGCGTTATCGGACGAGGTGTTACGCCAGAGCATCTCGGTAGTCGGACAAAAAACCTATCTGTTTAATGCCTCGATCAGGGACAACCTGCGGTTGGTGGCACCGGATGCGGATGATGGCACTTTATGGCAGGCACTTTCTCAGGCTGCGCTGGCAGAAGAAGTTCGTGCTTTCCCTCAAGGGCTGGATACGCTGGTCGGTGAGCTGGGTGCCCGTCTTTCCGGCGGTCAGGCGCGCAGAATCTCCATCGCGAGAGCATTTCTGTCGCATGCGCCCATCGTCTTATTAGATGAACCGACCGAGGGATTGGATGCCGCAAATACGGAAATGGTGCTGAAGGCGCTAAAAGAATTGGTGAAAGGAAAAACGACGTTGCTGGTGACACACCAGATTCAGCCGTTAATCCTCGCAGACAGTCGCCTGGTGCTGGAAGGTTAATAAAATAGCAGGCCTGTTATGGAAACGTTATTATCCGTAACAGGCCTTTTATTTATCAGTGCGAATACCGCAAAGGAAATGCTTTATCTCTTACCAACCATTATGTCTTATTGTTTCTTTTGTCAGTTGTATGGCGGATTAAATACCAGAGACATTTAAATAATAATTTATCTTTTAAAATTCTTTTGAATTTCCCGCACTTTAAGACGGCAGGCATCGACGACCCAGGCCGAGAAGTTCTGACTGTTTTCACTATTCATGCTTTCTTCAATCTGGTCGAGCAGCGCATGAGAGAATCGGATGTGTTTGCGACGGGTTTTGGAATTTGTCATTTTGTCCATATTTGTCCCCTGTAAAATTATCAAAATCTATAAAGGTGGATGAAAGGTAGAATAATATTTCTCTCAGGCGGTTTCTGTAGAAAAGTGATCAGCAGGTGAATTTTGATACTTTTCCGAACCGTATAATTTTCCTGAGGTGAAATACCAGATTACCAGAAAATGGGTGACTCCGTAGTTATTTCAATGCGCGGATATTGGGATTATTCCCAGCGGGATGTTGAGTTGCGAATATTACGGAAGCGATAATAATGCTATAAAATTTTTCAGGATATGGGTACTAAAAGGAAGGGCATTTCATTTACAAAGCGTTAGTTAATGTAAAACCTGTGAGAAGCTAAAAAGCAAAAACCCAGCCATTGGCTGGGTTTTCTGAATTTTGGTGCCCGAACCCGGAATCGAACCAGGGACACGGGGATTTTCAATCCCCTGCTCTACCGACTGAGCTATTCGGGCAACGGGGCGCATTAAACCCTAATGGCTTACAGCCGTCAACGGCTTTTGCGAAAAAACCGCAGGAAACGTGATTGATTGCCTGCTTTTCAGGCAAAGCGGTCAAAATCCTCAGGATAGCGCCCCGTTTTTACGGCACAGCGCGATGCTCAGCACGTCTTCGGCCAGACGGCGCGCCATGGCGACATCCTGCACATTGCGTTTCACCAGCAGCTTGCTCAGACAACCTTCCAGAATCAACTCCATCTGATCCGCCACCATTGGCGGGTTATCCAGTTCAAGATTGACCAGAATATCGTGGGTAAATTGCCAGGAGGCGCGTTTTTGCTGTTCAGCCAGTTGATGGACCGGTTGATCGGGCTGCGGGTAGAAGCTACAGGCGGCGATAAACAGGCAGCCAGGGAAGCGGCCTTTATTGACGTGCTCCGCCAGCACCTCATAGCGTGCCAGCAGTTTGTCTGCGCCACTGAGATGTTCGTTGAGTTGAATCTGGCGTCGCCAACTATCAATCTGCTGGCCGTGATAGCGCAGGGCGTCATACAGCAGCGCATCGCGATCAGGCCAGAAGCGTTCCAGCTGTTGTGGGGCCAGCTCGGTTTCACCGGCCAGTTGTTGCAAAGACGTGGTGGCGGCCAGGCCGCGCTGTTCAAGCACATTCAACGCATGCTCGAGTATCTGTTCACGTTGCAAGTGACTCTCCTCTGGTATGCGGCCCGTCCGGCAGTCGGACGGGGTGTGTCTTGCTCCAGTTTCGTTTAACGCGGCAGATTGTGCAAATGTGTGCGGAATTCGTCGGCGTTGAGGAAACCGGTCACGCGTGAGTCAGGGATCTCTTTGCCTTGTGCATCGAAGAACAGAATGGTTGGCAGCCCCAGTACCTGTAAATGCTGCAACAGCGCGTTATCCTGCGCATTATTGGCGGTGACGTTCGCCTGCAACAGCTGTACCTGACTCAGGGCGTTGCGTACCTGTTCATCGCTAAAGGTGTATTTCTCAAACTCTTTGCATGCCACACACCAGTCGGCATAGAGATCGACCATGGTGATGCGTCCCTGTGCCTGTTGCAGCGCGGTATCAAGCTGCTGGCTATTGGCAATCGGCTGGAAGGGCAGATGCGCCACAGTTTGTACCTGGTTATCTACGCTGAACGCCCAGTCCTGCAATGGTCGTGCTGCCACCACCGCTGCGGCCAGCATCACCACCTGGACGATGCGCCCTTTGCCCTGTAGCCCTAAACTCAGACGGAACGCCCAGGCAAAGAAGGCGACGCCGAGCAGGCTCCACAGGCGCATTCCCCACACATCGCCAATCACGCGTTCCAACAGGAAAACCGGCAACGCGAGGATCACAAAACCAAAACCCTCTTTGACGCTATGCATCCACGGGCCACTTTTGGGCAGCAGTTTATTACCGAACAGCGTCACGGCAATCAGCGGTAAACCCATACCAAACGCGTACAGCCACAAAGTACCGGCCCCGGCCAGCAGATTACCGCTCTGGGCGATATACAGCAGGATAGCGCTGAGTGGCGCGGTGGTGCAGGGGGAACAGATCAAACCCGCCAGCGCACCCATCGCAAACACGCCCGGCAGCGAGCCACCCTGATGACGGTTGCTCCAGAGCGTCAGACGCGTTTGCAGGCTGGCAGGCAGTTGCAGGGTGAACAGGCCAAACATCGACAGCGCCAGAATGATGAACAGCACTGAGAGGCCAATTAACACATAGGGATGCTGCAACGCCGCCTGGAAGCGCAAACCGGCGGCGGCGACCACCACACCGAGCGCGGTGTAAGTCAGCGCCATGCCTTGTACGTAGACCATGGCCAGGGCGAACAGGCGTCCGAGCGAGTAACGCCGTGGGCCGCCGAGGATGATGCTGGAGATCAGCGGGTACATCGGCAATACGCAGGGAGTAAAGGCCACGCCAATGCCAATCAGTAGCGCCCATAACGGCGAGAACGGCAGCGGGGTGCTGCGATGTTCTGCTTGTGCACTGACCGGCGGCGCAGCGTTATTGGCAGCCACGGCGTTGAGCGGTACTGTGCGGGTTTCTGGCGGATAACAAAAACCGGCAGCGGCACAGCCCTGATAGGTGACCGTCAGGGAGGCACCGTCGCTGGCCTGATGAAGGGTCACCGGTAGCTGCAGATCCTGCGGATAGATTTCACTTTTGCCGTAGAACTCATCCTCGTGTGGCTGCCCTTGCGGCAGCGCCAGCGGGGCGATCTGCGCTTTTTGCGGCGTAACGTGAATTTGCTGACGATAAAGATAATAGCCAGATTTGACTTTCCAGCTTAA
The DNA window shown above is from Pantoea sp. At-9b and carries:
- the cydD gene encoding thiol reductant ABC exporter subunit CydD produces the protein MSARPPLSGAAARLAERWLSSQRRQAGAFFSLSVTMATLNAIMMIVQCWLLAWLIDRVVIGGKGLTELFPALWLLPVVMILRAGLDMLRQGFAFESAARIRQTLRGTLLERIAALGPTWSQQQRTGSIASSLGEGVEAIETYFSAFLPQKIIIGIVPLAILVALFPTDWVSGLIMLITAPLVPLFMILVGKGAEKMNLRQWHKLSLMSAHFFDVISGLTTLRQSNAARRQAQIIAVISENYRQTTMKVLRVAFLSSLVLEFFATISTAMVAVYVGFRLYYGELAFLPGLFALLLAPEFFRPLRDLGAHYHARMDALGATEGLLAILNTEPPAPGPHPVVPVGAAQEIRVEGVGYQHQEGGGVADISFTLRRGETLAIVGSSGAGKTTLARLLLRFITPASGRILIDGRDLSELDLPTWQKQIGWLPQRPTLFAGSIADNICLAHPEAGNSELYAAAQLAQAATFIESLPTSYATQVGDGGQGLSGGQIQRVAMARAVLTAPPVLILDEPTAALDSHTARQMMTALAEALPNSARLVITHDTEVAAMADHVLVLAQGRVIESGKPQDLLLNGGVFAELERLQKGATA
- the cydC gene encoding thiol reductant ABC exporter subunit CydC yields the protein MNDLRHLLALARPWRLRMALGIALSVVVILSNVTLLALSGWFIASMALAGVGALTLEFFTPAAAIRGLAVLRTFARYLERLVTHDATLRLLSVLRVWFYQRLEPLAPARLQGFRDGDVLARLRTDIDSLDNFYLRILAPAIAGMISSIAILCVLFWFSPGVAVIDGVMLLLAGVIVPLVVASRTRASGHAVTGLRASIQAASTDLIRGLGELQVAGAVARQSRHLSLLSQKLIAAQRQQAWIGASGSALSALAGQLGMFCAFILLVSAGHAGAIAGNDIVMLLFAVLASTEAVAALPTAFAALGVTREAARRIFSMAELTPAVVLPSRSATPASFDLTFAAVTMRYAPEQPVVLDSLSFRVAQGQCLALLGPSGAGKTTILNLIQGFWDCDQGDVLIGDTPVRALSDEVLRQSISVVGQKTYLFNASIRDNLRLVAPDADDGTLWQALSQAALAEEVRAFPQGLDTLVGELGARLSGGQARRISIARAFLSHAPIVLLDEPTEGLDAANTEMVLKALKELVKGKTTLLVTHQIQPLILADSRLVLEG
- a CDS encoding YlcI/YnfO family protein translates to MDKMTNSKTRRKHIRFSHALLDQIEESMNSENSQNFSAWVVDACRLKVREIQKNFKR
- a CDS encoding transcriptional regulator — protein: MQREQILEHALNVLEQRGLAATTSLQQLAGETELAPQQLERFWPDRDALLYDALRYHGQQIDSWRRQIQLNEHLSGADKLLARYEVLAEHVNKGRFPGCLFIAACSFYPQPDQPVHQLAEQQKRASWQFTHDILVNLELDNPPMVADQMELILEGCLSKLLVKRNVQDVAMARRLAEDVLSIALCRKNGALS
- a CDS encoding protein-disulfide reductase DsbD, which codes for MVARISRLIGLCLALFISLSVQASIFSPNSNSRFVPVDQAFGFDFSQQGNQLTLSWKVKSGYYLYRQQIHVTPQKAQIAPLALPQGQPHEDEFYGKSEIYPQDLQLPVTLHQASDGASLTVTYQGCAAAGFCYPPETRTVPLNAVAANNAAPPVSAQAEHRSTPLPFSPLWALLIGIGVAFTPCVLPMYPLISSIILGGPRRYSLGRLFALAMVYVQGMALTYTALGVVVAAAGLRFQAALQHPYVLIGLSVLFIILALSMFGLFTLQLPASLQTRLTLWSNRHQGGSLPGVFAMGALAGLICSPCTTAPLSAILLYIAQSGNLLAGAGTLWLYAFGMGLPLIAVTLFGNKLLPKSGPWMHSVKEGFGFVILALPVFLLERVIGDVWGMRLWSLLGVAFFAWAFRLSLGLQGKGRIVQVVMLAAAVVAARPLQDWAFSVDNQVQTVAHLPFQPIANSQQLDTALQQAQGRITMVDLYADWCVACKEFEKYTFSDEQVRNALSQVQLLQANVTANNAQDNALLQHLQVLGLPTILFFDAQGKEIPDSRVTGFLNADEFRTHLHNLPR